The following proteins are encoded in a genomic region of Gimesia algae:
- the xylB gene encoding xylulokinase, translated as MAVFLGVDVGTSGTKTLAMQEDGTILSSATVEYPLYSPHPGWSEQDPEDWWQATIKSVRKVLKTGNIKPADVKGIGLSGQMHGSVFLNKKHEVIRPALLWNDQRTAAECAEIEQRAGGRKKLIGMVANPALTGFTAPKILWLRNHEPKNFGKTVQVLLPKDYIRFRLTGEFATEVSDASGTLLLNVKQRKWSRSLLSKLELDESLLPEVYESEDVSGHVTAESARLLGLTAGVAVVGGGGDQAAGAIGNGIVKRGVISATMGTSGVVFAHSDEVQIDPEGRVHTFCHAVRDKWHVMGVVLSAGGSLQWYRDQLCEQQVAVAKKQKVDPYQLITAQAAEAPAGSEGLFFLPYLTGERTPHADPYARAAWIGLSLRHGRSHLSRAVIEGATYAMRDSLEIIKELNIPVREIRLSGGGARSPFWRQIQADIYGQKVVTINAEEGPAYGVALLAAAGTGAYKDVVEACSATIRVQESASVNSKDKNVYNQAFPLYQKLYSSLKSDFLQICRLLD; from the coding sequence ATGGCAGTTTTTCTGGGAGTTGATGTCGGGACCAGTGGAACCAAAACGCTGGCAATGCAGGAAGATGGAACGATTCTATCTTCTGCTACTGTTGAGTATCCCTTGTATAGCCCGCATCCCGGCTGGTCAGAACAGGATCCGGAAGACTGGTGGCAGGCAACGATCAAGAGTGTTCGCAAAGTCTTGAAAACGGGCAACATCAAACCAGCCGATGTCAAAGGCATTGGATTGAGCGGGCAGATGCATGGCAGTGTGTTTCTCAATAAAAAGCACGAAGTCATTCGCCCCGCTTTACTCTGGAACGATCAAAGGACAGCCGCGGAGTGTGCCGAGATTGAGCAACGGGCCGGTGGTCGAAAAAAACTGATCGGTATGGTAGCTAACCCAGCATTGACCGGTTTTACGGCTCCCAAAATTCTCTGGTTGCGAAATCATGAACCCAAGAATTTTGGCAAAACTGTTCAGGTGCTTTTACCGAAGGACTACATTCGTTTTCGCCTGACCGGGGAATTCGCCACCGAAGTCAGCGATGCTTCTGGTACATTATTGCTAAATGTCAAGCAGCGAAAGTGGAGCCGTTCTTTGTTGAGTAAACTGGAACTGGACGAATCGTTATTGCCGGAAGTTTATGAATCAGAGGATGTCAGCGGGCATGTAACTGCAGAGTCGGCGCGTCTGCTGGGACTGACTGCCGGGGTAGCGGTCGTGGGGGGAGGCGGCGATCAGGCAGCGGGAGCAATCGGAAACGGGATTGTGAAAAGAGGTGTGATCTCTGCCACCATGGGTACCAGTGGTGTGGTCTTCGCGCACAGTGATGAAGTGCAGATCGACCCCGAGGGCCGCGTACATACATTCTGCCATGCCGTGCGTGATAAATGGCATGTGATGGGAGTGGTATTATCCGCCGGGGGGAGCCTGCAGTGGTATCGCGATCAACTCTGTGAACAACAGGTCGCTGTCGCTAAGAAGCAGAAAGTAGATCCCTATCAACTGATTACCGCCCAGGCAGCAGAAGCGCCCGCAGGTAGCGAAGGATTGTTCTTCCTGCCTTATCTGACGGGAGAGCGAACACCGCATGCAGATCCTTATGCACGAGCGGCCTGGATTGGCCTGAGTTTAAGGCACGGGCGATCCCATTTGAGCCGGGCGGTGATCGAAGGTGCAACTTACGCCATGCGCGATTCCCTGGAGATTATTAAAGAGCTGAATATTCCTGTAAGAGAGATCCGGCTGTCCGGCGGTGGTGCCCGGAGTCCGTTCTGGCGCCAGATTCAGGCGGATATTTACGGACAAAAAGTCGTGACCATCAACGCCGAAGAGGGCCCAGCGTACGGAGTTGCGTTACTCGCTGCTGCTGGGACTGGTGCCTACAAAGATGTTGTAGAAGCCTGTTCAGCGACGATTCGGGTTCAGGAAAGTGCCAGCGTCAATTCAAAAGACAAAAATGTCTACAATCAGGCATTTCCTTTATATCAAAAGCTTTACTCATCTTTAAAGTCTGATTTTCTGCAGATATGTCGTTTGCTGGATTAG
- the cydB gene encoding cytochrome d ubiquinol oxidase subunit II, whose protein sequence is METVWLVLLVLMIATYIVLDGFDLGVGVLHLLIARDRAEQKQILQSIAPVWDGNEVWLIAAGGTMMMAFPGFLSAMFSGFYLPLTMVVWLLIFRAISIELPHYLSDSLWIHFWNLMLFISSGLMIIILGAAMANIYRGVPLDANGTFFEPLWTNFRIGPQTGILDWYTILSGVTSAMFLLHHGALWLTAKTDGRVQEQSRQAAVWLWLGSIGLTIIVFIASWLVQPLARVSFSDSSWKIILPLTAALSLIASGYLRWKNKNMLAFLSSGLFIYLVIFTGAAAIYPNILPGLNPDYHLTIYNTSPGPEKLTTTLYWWVPGILLVGVYFTILFRSLPAVISANSDEEH, encoded by the coding sequence ATGGAAACCGTCTGGTTGGTCCTGCTGGTTTTGATGATTGCGACTTACATTGTCCTCGATGGTTTTGATCTGGGGGTAGGAGTCCTGCATTTGCTGATTGCCCGCGATCGCGCGGAGCAGAAACAGATTCTGCAGTCGATCGCTCCTGTCTGGGATGGGAATGAAGTCTGGCTGATTGCCGCTGGTGGCACGATGATGATGGCATTTCCCGGATTTCTCAGCGCCATGTTCAGCGGATTTTATCTGCCTTTAACCATGGTTGTCTGGCTGCTGATTTTCAGGGCGATCAGTATCGAGTTACCCCATTATCTCTCAGATTCCCTCTGGATTCATTTCTGGAATCTGATGCTGTTCATTTCCAGTGGACTAATGATCATAATCCTGGGGGCGGCCATGGCCAATATTTATCGAGGCGTCCCACTGGATGCGAATGGCACTTTCTTTGAACCCTTATGGACGAATTTTCGCATCGGACCGCAGACGGGTATTCTAGACTGGTACACAATCCTGAGTGGTGTGACCTCTGCGATGTTCCTCCTCCACCACGGTGCGCTCTGGCTGACGGCAAAAACGGACGGAAGAGTCCAGGAACAATCGCGTCAGGCAGCTGTGTGGCTCTGGCTCGGTTCGATCGGCCTGACCATTATCGTTTTTATTGCCAGCTGGTTGGTACAACCCCTCGCCCGAGTCAGTTTTTCAGACAGTTCCTGGAAAATCATCCTGCCATTGACGGCGGCCCTTTCGCTGATTGCATCGGGTTATCTCCGCTGGAAAAATAAAAACATGCTGGCATTTCTGAGTTCGGGACTGTTTATTTACCTCGTAATTTTCACAGGTGCCGCCGCCATCTATCCAAATATCCTGCCTGGCTTAAACCCCGACTATCATCTGACGATCTACAATACTTCGCCTGGACCGGAAAAACTAACGACGACGTTGTACTGGTGGGTTCCCGGTATTCTGCTGGTAGGCGTTTATTTCACCATTCTGTTTCGGTCCCTGCCTGCCGTAATTTCTGCTAACTCAGATGAAGAACATTAG
- a CDS encoding SDR family oxidoreductase, producing the protein MRFQDRVVIVTGGSKGIGEGCSRVFCAEGGQVAILARGLHAGQDLARKLNETGPGKAMFVQCDVGEHEQIRSAIDLVVEQFGRLDCIINNAGVHPPAMSLEETSIEEMEQLMRVNFLSTFAGAKYALPHLRKTKGTIINMSSMTAVLGQHHSTAYCSTKGAQVSFTKSLAIELGEAGVRVNAILPSNIDTPLMRDWAATLPDAENALKTVADLQVFKRMGTIEEMGKLALFLATEDSSFLTGQAIEAEGGASLDY; encoded by the coding sequence ATGAGATTTCAAGATCGAGTCGTGATTGTCACCGGCGGTAGCAAAGGCATCGGTGAAGGCTGCTCACGTGTATTTTGTGCAGAGGGGGGCCAGGTAGCGATTCTCGCACGAGGGTTACATGCCGGACAGGATCTGGCACGTAAACTCAATGAAACAGGCCCGGGCAAAGCAATGTTCGTACAATGTGATGTTGGCGAGCATGAACAGATTCGCTCGGCGATCGACCTGGTAGTGGAACAGTTCGGTAGACTGGACTGCATCATCAATAATGCCGGCGTGCATCCCCCTGCGATGTCTCTGGAAGAAACCAGTATTGAGGAAATGGAACAGTTGATGCGAGTCAATTTCCTGAGTACGTTTGCCGGCGCTAAATATGCCCTGCCCCATCTGCGAAAAACCAAAGGGACAATCATAAACATGTCATCAATGACGGCTGTTCTAGGACAGCATCATTCGACTGCCTACTGCTCGACTAAAGGGGCGCAGGTCAGTTTTACCAAGTCACTGGCGATTGAACTGGGAGAAGCTGGAGTGCGCGTGAATGCGATCCTGCCGAGCAATATCGACACTCCACTCATGCGTGACTGGGCAGCGACTTTACCAGATGCTGAGAATGCACTGAAAACGGTTGCCGATCTGCAGGTCTTCAAACGTATGGGGACGATCGAAGAAATGGGGAAACTGGCGCTATTTCTCGCCACCGAAGATTCCAGTTTTCTGACAGGACAGGCCATTGAAGCCGAAGGGGGCGCCAGCCTCGATTATTGA
- a CDS encoding 3-keto-disaccharide hydrolase: MTGLHKAFRVLVITVFLGTAYHTYGNLVEEYKNGLIWKEPEVVQTPPHQPPSDAIVLFDGKNLDKWKDGDQWKIKDGYAITTKKDIETKQSFGDCQLHIEWATPKKVEGKGQGRGNSGVFLMGKYEVQILDSYENKTYFDGQAGSIYKQYPPLVNACRKPGEWQTYDIIFTAPRFNEYGQLVKPAYVTVIQNGVVVQNHTELQGATYYHQPPFYTVHEEKLPIQLQFHRNDTQFRNIWVRKLSEIQPIGCVCPE, translated from the coding sequence GTGACAGGTTTACATAAAGCATTTCGGGTTCTGGTGATCACGGTATTTCTGGGAACTGCTTATCACACCTATGGGAATCTGGTTGAAGAATATAAAAACGGTTTGATCTGGAAAGAACCCGAAGTCGTACAGACACCTCCCCATCAGCCCCCTTCCGATGCAATCGTCCTGTTTGACGGAAAGAATCTGGACAAATGGAAAGACGGCGATCAGTGGAAAATCAAAGACGGGTATGCGATTACTACTAAAAAAGATATCGAAACCAAACAGTCATTCGGAGACTGCCAGCTGCATATCGAATGGGCGACTCCTAAGAAGGTGGAAGGGAAAGGTCAGGGACGTGGCAACAGTGGTGTCTTTCTGATGGGAAAGTATGAAGTTCAGATTTTGGACTCTTACGAAAATAAAACGTACTTCGATGGCCAGGCAGGTTCCATCTACAAGCAGTATCCCCCCCTGGTGAATGCCTGCCGTAAACCGGGTGAATGGCAGACCTATGATATCATTTTTACCGCGCCTCGTTTTAACGAATACGGACAGCTGGTAAAGCCTGCATATGTAACAGTCATTCAAAATGGAGTGGTCGTCCAGAACCATACCGAATTACAGGGGGCAACTTACTATCATCAGCCACCTTTCTATACGGTTCACGAAGAAAAGCTGCCGATTCAACTCCAGTTTCATAGAAATGATACTCAGTTTCGAAACATCTGGGTGCGTAAACTCTCTGAAATCCAGCCGATTGGTTGTGTCTGCCCTGAGTAA
- a CDS encoding threonine ammonia-lyase, which produces MQAPTYQDIQHALSCVHSILPPTPLIEWPGLSRLTGAKLFLKHENHQPVGAFKVRGGIYLVSTLSDEERRAGIMGCSTGNHGQSLAFAARKYGVKCTIVVPRNNNPDKVEAIRLLGAEIIEAGEDFNEAKQYLEEQLVDGKRRYVHSANEPKLIAGVGTQGLEIFDTLPNPDVILVPVGMGSGVCGTGIVARSMRPQTEIIGVQAENAPANQLSWKGGTAITTPTASTWAEGVATRAGAEFTQEIMQSVLDDFLLVSENEMRIAAYHILKQTHNLAEGAGAAALAAVLKNPARFAGKKVVAVLSGGNLNLAELPEILRIGSEQASF; this is translated from the coding sequence ATGCAAGCCCCGACTTATCAAGATATCCAGCATGCCCTGTCTTGCGTTCACAGTATTTTACCCCCGACACCGCTCATTGAATGGCCGGGATTGAGTCGGCTGACTGGCGCGAAGCTTTTTTTGAAGCATGAGAATCATCAACCTGTGGGCGCATTTAAAGTGCGTGGTGGCATCTATCTGGTAAGTACACTTTCAGATGAAGAACGGCGGGCGGGAATCATGGGCTGCTCAACAGGTAACCATGGGCAGTCACTGGCATTTGCGGCGCGGAAATATGGAGTGAAGTGTACGATCGTCGTTCCTCGAAATAATAATCCGGATAAAGTCGAAGCAATACGTTTGCTGGGCGCAGAGATCATTGAAGCGGGGGAAGATTTCAATGAAGCCAAGCAGTATCTCGAAGAGCAACTGGTAGACGGTAAGCGGCGCTATGTTCATTCTGCCAATGAACCAAAGCTGATTGCCGGCGTCGGAACACAGGGGCTGGAAATATTCGATACGCTTCCCAATCCGGATGTGATTCTGGTCCCTGTCGGTATGGGGAGCGGCGTCTGTGGCACGGGAATTGTGGCCCGGTCCATGCGCCCTCAGACAGAGATCATCGGTGTACAGGCTGAAAATGCACCCGCGAATCAACTCTCCTGGAAAGGGGGAACTGCAATAACGACACCGACCGCATCGACCTGGGCAGAAGGAGTCGCGACTCGTGCCGGCGCGGAATTCACGCAGGAAATAATGCAGTCTGTCCTGGATGATTTTCTCTTGGTCAGTGAAAATGAGATGCGGATTGCCGCCTATCACATTTTAAAACAGACCCACAATCTGGCAGAAGGTGCCGGTGCGGCAGCACTGGCGGCAGTCTTGAAAAATCCAGCGCGATTTGCAGGTAAGAAAGTGGTTGCCGTCCTCAGTGGTGGTAATTTGAATCTGGCAGAGTTACCTGAAATCTTACGTATTGGTTCTGAACAGGCATCATTCTAA
- a CDS encoding cytochrome ubiquinol oxidase subunit I: MIDSLLLHRVQFAFTVSFHYLFPQLTMGLALLIFILKCMGLRGHTWADAAARFWLKIFGLTFLMGVVTGIPLEFQFGTNWAQLVKMTGSILGQTLAMEGIFAFFLESTFLYLLIFGEKKMGKRTHCLVSFLLLAGTWLSGYFIICTNAFMQHPVGYRIGEDGVYQLTSIWALLSNPWALKQYLHTMTGAVITGCFTMASIAAFHLLKQQHQDISRRYLSVAVLVGFPASMIAAMPTGDWEAKQVQQHQPVKFAAMEGHFHTEDGAGLIILGQPNLQEMKIDNPIIIPKALSFLTHASWDARVKGLTEYDRDLWPDNIELLYFSYHIMAGLGTLFIALMGVSLLLVWKGKLHTNRFILWLLMLSLPFPFIANTAGWFTTEIGRQPWLIYGLMKTADGASKNISQGNVMFTLLGFMGLYLLLSVLYFFLATRIIGQGPELINPPETKAEGA; the protein is encoded by the coding sequence ATGATTGATTCACTGCTCTTACATCGTGTGCAGTTCGCATTTACGGTCTCATTTCATTATCTGTTTCCCCAGTTAACCATGGGGCTGGCCCTCTTGATTTTCATCCTCAAATGTATGGGATTAAGAGGACATACCTGGGCCGATGCTGCAGCCAGATTCTGGTTAAAAATCTTTGGCCTCACATTTTTGATGGGTGTTGTCACAGGCATTCCACTGGAGTTTCAATTTGGGACCAACTGGGCACAGCTAGTAAAAATGACAGGTTCGATCCTGGGACAAACTCTGGCAATGGAAGGGATCTTTGCTTTTTTCCTCGAATCAACGTTTCTTTATCTCCTCATTTTTGGAGAAAAGAAAATGGGGAAACGTACGCATTGCCTGGTTTCCTTCCTGTTACTGGCAGGCACATGGCTCAGTGGCTATTTCATCATTTGCACGAACGCATTCATGCAACATCCGGTAGGTTACCGAATCGGAGAGGATGGCGTGTATCAGTTGACTAGTATCTGGGCATTACTCAGCAATCCCTGGGCGCTCAAACAATATCTGCATACGATGACAGGCGCCGTCATTACCGGCTGTTTCACGATGGCATCGATTGCCGCCTTTCATCTGCTGAAACAGCAGCATCAGGACATCTCCCGCCGCTATCTGTCTGTTGCGGTCCTGGTCGGTTTTCCCGCCAGTATGATCGCAGCCATGCCTACCGGTGACTGGGAAGCCAAACAGGTGCAGCAGCATCAGCCTGTCAAATTCGCAGCGATGGAAGGTCACTTTCATACAGAGGATGGGGCCGGCCTGATTATTCTCGGCCAACCCAACCTCCAGGAAATGAAAATTGATAACCCAATCATCATTCCCAAAGCACTCTCCTTTCTGACCCACGCCAGCTGGGATGCACGGGTGAAAGGGTTAACCGAATACGATCGTGATCTCTGGCCTGACAACATTGAACTGTTGTATTTTTCCTATCACATCATGGCGGGTCTGGGTACGCTGTTTATCGCGCTGATGGGGGTCAGTCTGCTGCTCGTGTGGAAAGGAAAACTACACACCAACCGCTTCATCCTCTGGCTGCTGATGCTTTCCCTGCCCTTCCCATTTATTGCGAATACCGCCGGCTGGTTTACAACAGAAATCGGGCGTCAACCCTGGTTGATTTATGGTTTGATGAAGACGGCTGATGGCGCATCGAAAAATATTTCACAGGGGAATGTCATGTTTACTCTGCTTGGATTTATGGGACTTTATCTGTTGCTGTCCGTTTTATATTTCTTTCTGGCAACACGCATCATCGGCCAGGGACCTGAACTCATCAATCCACCAGAAACCAAAGCCGAGGGAGCATAA
- a CDS encoding sulfotransferase family protein — protein MTKPQEKKSGSTQGPFCVWSGIGFTNFIKLMRMGPKVRWSGLGRLVSSAVVSISNSFFAMLENLIYSRKVNKTPLEPPVFIIGHWRSGTTLLHNLMSKDDQFIYPNMGAMLFPSHFLLTEPVLKHIVKHLLPKQRPMDNMPVTWDLPQEDETSLLLLHLMSPYLAISFSDQPEVYDRFYELDQLTPRETSIWKKTFLYFMKKLTFKAGANKHILLKSPTHTFRIPFLLEMFPDARFVYIYRDPYKVYNSTLHLRKTMFGDNGFAPVDMEKLEEDMSNIYVNHLNVYERDRQTVPEGQLHEVRFEDLEEDPVGELRKVYERLNLSGFEGLEENMQPYLKDQKSYKKNKYEMDAAQEKKIYERWQKAFEMFGYERLPSESLVQKARVAS, from the coding sequence ATGACCAAACCTCAGGAAAAGAAGAGTGGATCGACTCAAGGCCCTTTTTGTGTCTGGTCTGGAATCGGATTCACAAATTTTATCAAACTGATGAGAATGGGTCCCAAGGTTCGCTGGTCAGGATTGGGGCGACTGGTCTCTTCGGCCGTTGTGAGTATATCCAATTCTTTTTTTGCGATGCTGGAAAATCTGATCTACAGCCGCAAAGTCAATAAGACGCCGCTGGAACCACCGGTATTTATCATCGGCCACTGGCGCAGTGGGACGACATTGCTACATAATCTGATGTCTAAGGACGATCAGTTCATTTATCCGAATATGGGAGCGATGCTGTTTCCCTCCCATTTTCTATTGACTGAGCCAGTTCTGAAACACATCGTGAAACATTTACTTCCCAAGCAGCGACCCATGGATAATATGCCGGTCACCTGGGATCTGCCTCAGGAAGATGAGACTTCACTCTTGCTGCTGCATTTAATGTCACCTTACCTGGCGATCAGTTTCAGCGATCAGCCGGAAGTCTATGACCGTTTTTATGAACTGGATCAGTTGACTCCCCGGGAAACGTCAATCTGGAAAAAGACGTTTCTGTATTTCATGAAGAAGCTGACTTTTAAAGCCGGTGCCAACAAACATATTCTGTTGAAGTCACCAACACATACTTTCCGGATACCGTTCCTGCTGGAAATGTTCCCCGATGCGCGGTTTGTTTATATTTATCGGGATCCCTATAAAGTTTATAATTCGACATTGCACCTGCGGAAAACAATGTTTGGTGATAACGGTTTTGCTCCAGTGGACATGGAGAAGCTGGAAGAGGACATGTCGAATATTTATGTCAATCACCTGAATGTTTATGAGCGTGATCGACAAACTGTACCCGAAGGCCAGTTGCATGAAGTCCGGTTTGAAGACCTGGAAGAAGATCCGGTAGGCGAGCTCAGAAAAGTTTACGAACGTCTGAATCTCTCCGGCTTTGAAGGGCTTGAAGAGAATATGCAGCCGTATTTGAAGGATCAGAAATCCTACAAGAAAAACAAATACGAAATGGATGCCGCACAGGAGAAAAAAATCTACGAACGCTGGCAGAAAGCATTCGAGATGTTCGGATACGAGAGATTACCCTCTGAATCACTGGTGCAGAAAGCACGTGTGGCCTCCTGA
- a CDS encoding PSD1 and planctomycete cytochrome C domain-containing protein → MPWVILQSLRICCFAILYLVIPLEAVAGAVDFNRDIRPILSRNCFHCHGPDATHREADLRLDMEQGLKSTTDETALIYPGQPNHSPLFERVSSKDPDLVMPPADSGKSLKPVEIKLISQWIAEGAPWSQHWSYAKPQTVKTPTVKVQSWPVNWIDNFVLSRLESENLKPAEEADKITLIRRLSFDLTGLPPTAVEVKRFVDDTNPDAYEKLVDRLLASPHYGERMAIYWLDLVRFADTVGYHGDQDHNISPYRDYVIEAFNQNLPYDQFVREQLAGDLLPEATLQQKIATGYNRVLQTSHEGGVQRKEYLAIYAADRIRNFSGVFMGATMGCCQCHDHKYDPYTIKDFYSMVAFFADIDEDQHLIRGSNLIPTVRKPEIFLYTDQEKKQIAQLDSSIKTVEVSLKSTEQKQEKQQLKQELEKLKKSRAAIDRGALKTMITVSIKPREIRVLPRGNWLDETGPVVQPAIPEFLGTLESDQERLSRLDLANWLSDKQGYGPLMARVMANRFWYLFFGRGIAPVLDDFGGQGGPPHYPELLDQLAIKLIDDQWDMKQMVKFLVMSRAYRQSSIESTEQRAADPFNHWLNRQTRFRLPAEMIRDNALAVSGLLVKEIGGPSVKPYQPAGYYRHLNFPKRKYVADTDENQWRRGLYVHWQRQFLHPMLQAFDAPSREECTAQRPRSNTPIAAMTLLNDPTFVEASRKFAEDVIRNGGTSDSEKISYAFSNATSRQPEKMEVDVLLTLLNSNRAIFSAKPKSADLLTHTGLAKTNSKLDATELAAWTEITRALLNLNEVVTRN, encoded by the coding sequence ATGCCTTGGGTAATACTGCAATCACTGCGAATCTGCTGCTTTGCCATTTTGTATCTGGTCATTCCACTCGAAGCGGTTGCAGGGGCAGTCGATTTTAATCGTGACATCAGACCGATACTCTCCCGAAACTGTTTTCACTGTCACGGCCCAGATGCCACTCATCGCGAAGCAGACTTGCGACTTGACATGGAACAGGGACTGAAATCAACAACAGATGAAACAGCGCTGATTTACCCTGGTCAACCGAATCATAGTCCCCTGTTCGAGCGAGTTTCCAGCAAAGATCCCGACCTGGTTATGCCTCCGGCTGACTCCGGAAAATCGTTGAAACCAGTTGAAATCAAACTGATCAGCCAATGGATTGCTGAAGGTGCTCCCTGGTCTCAACACTGGTCATACGCAAAACCACAAACTGTAAAAACTCCGACCGTCAAAGTTCAGAGTTGGCCCGTCAACTGGATCGATAATTTTGTCCTGTCACGACTGGAATCAGAAAACCTGAAGCCGGCCGAGGAAGCAGATAAAATCACGCTCATCCGCCGACTGAGTTTCGATTTGACAGGACTGCCTCCCACCGCAGTCGAAGTAAAACGCTTTGTCGATGATACTAATCCCGATGCCTATGAAAAACTCGTGGATCGACTGCTGGCCTCTCCCCACTATGGAGAGCGGATGGCGATATACTGGCTGGATCTGGTCCGCTTTGCCGATACGGTCGGTTACCACGGAGATCAGGACCACAACATCTCTCCCTACCGGGATTACGTGATAGAAGCCTTCAATCAAAACCTGCCCTATGATCAGTTTGTCAGGGAACAACTGGCGGGTGATTTATTACCGGAAGCAACTCTGCAGCAGAAAATCGCGACCGGTTACAATCGCGTACTACAGACTTCGCATGAAGGGGGCGTCCAACGCAAGGAATATCTGGCAATCTATGCCGCCGACCGGATCCGCAATTTTTCGGGTGTTTTCATGGGTGCCACGATGGGCTGTTGCCAGTGCCACGATCACAAATACGATCCTTATACCATCAAAGACTTCTATTCGATGGTCGCATTCTTTGCTGATATCGATGAAGACCAACACTTAATCCGGGGCTCGAATCTTATTCCCACTGTTCGGAAACCGGAAATCTTTCTTTACACTGACCAGGAAAAGAAGCAGATTGCTCAACTTGATTCGAGTATTAAAACAGTGGAAGTGTCATTGAAATCGACAGAACAAAAGCAGGAAAAACAGCAACTCAAACAGGAACTGGAGAAGCTGAAAAAGTCGCGTGCGGCCATTGATCGCGGTGCGTTAAAAACGATGATCACCGTTTCAATTAAGCCCCGGGAAATACGAGTTCTCCCTCGGGGCAACTGGCTGGACGAAACAGGTCCGGTGGTACAGCCGGCGATCCCGGAATTCCTGGGAACACTCGAAAGCGATCAGGAACGACTGAGTCGACTGGATCTGGCAAACTGGCTCTCCGACAAGCAAGGCTACGGGCCTCTGATGGCGCGTGTCATGGCGAACCGCTTCTGGTATCTCTTTTTTGGTCGTGGAATTGCTCCTGTCCTGGATGATTTTGGCGGGCAGGGTGGCCCCCCGCATTATCCCGAACTGCTCGATCAGCTGGCAATCAAATTGATCGATGACCAGTGGGATATGAAGCAGATGGTCAAGTTTCTTGTGATGAGTCGTGCATATCGTCAGTCCTCGATTGAATCGACCGAACAACGGGCGGCAGACCCCTTTAATCACTGGCTCAATCGACAGACACGATTTCGGCTGCCTGCGGAAATGATTCGCGATAATGCACTCGCCGTAAGCGGGTTACTGGTGAAAGAGATTGGCGGGCCCAGCGTCAAACCTTATCAACCCGCAGGCTACTACCGTCATCTGAATTTTCCTAAACGGAAATACGTCGCAGATACAGATGAAAATCAATGGAGGCGCGGGCTGTATGTGCATTGGCAGCGGCAATTCCTGCATCCCATGCTCCAGGCATTTGATGCCCCGAGTCGTGAAGAGTGTACGGCTCAACGTCCCCGTTCCAATACACCGATTGCGGCGATGACATTACTCAACGACCCGACTTTTGTAGAAGCATCTCGCAAATTCGCTGAAGATGTAATCCGTAACGGCGGAACATCGGATTCTGAAAAAATTTCCTATGCCTTCTCAAATGCAACCTCTCGCCAACCAGAGAAAATGGAGGTGGATGTTTTACTGACGTTATTGAATTCCAATCGAGCAATATTTTCCGCGAAACCCAAGTCCGCTGATTTATTGACTCATACTGGACTGGCTAAGACAAACTCAAAACTGGATGCGACTGAATTGGCAGCCTGGACTGAAATCACACGGGCACTGTTAAATCTGAATGAAGTTGTGACGAGGAACTGA